Within the Drosophila melanogaster chromosome 3R genome, the region TAAAgaagaaaacagaaaatatttaatgtacaCCAAAATGTTCTCAGAGAGAATAGAAGATTTTACATCCGCGTTCGACAAGAGCTAGTCGAAGACtgaccttttttttattatgaatAAGCCGAAATACACAATTATGCCAAAAGGTGTCATACTATGATTGTGCAAAAGTGTAACTATgatgttcttttttaaaaatgttcattGCATTGATACATGTACAATACTCGTCGAtcttatatatgtaatatatagtAATAGATCAATTTCTCACCCACTTCGTCCAGGGCACACAGAAACACCTCGGGAGCCATGTAGGGCTTGGTCCCCGACATACTGCAGGCCAAGGCATTTTTTTGCAAACGCGTTGCAATATTAAAATCAGTCAAATGAGCATGTCCTATAAATGATGTACATATTAATGTATCTCGGTCGAAAGAGTTTTGTACATTTAAAACTAATATTTGGAAAGGGATTAAGTAGCCATGACAGAATGATCTAATTAATTTCCAAAGGTTACAAATTATTCCGAAAGTAGTTTGTAAATACTAAAATTTGCCCACTTTTCAGGCATCATATCATCTGCTCCAGCGCTTCCAGTTGCCTGGTTTTTGTCCACTCTGCACAGACTTACCCGCATCGtccaataaaatgttgtcGGGCTTGATGTCCCTGTGAACTACTCGATTCGCCTGCAGGTACTCCAATGCACTGCCGAGCTCGCACACTAATAAGGCCACACTTTGCTCGGAGAATTCCACCTAGGAATGGAATGGGGAGTACGTACACAAGGATGTAGAGGTGGGGGAGTTGTCATGGGGAAACTCACTCGGTTCTGTAAATGATATCTTAAGTCCCCTCCAGTCAACAGGTCGCAGACCATAAACAAATCCTCCTCATCTGTAAGAAGCAGGAGGATTGGGGGGTATGAGTGCTCTGTGGCCGGGCTTCAAAAGAAATGCTGTaagttaatttgcattttgattgattgacaaTCAGTAAAAGACAGATAGCAGAATCAGGCGAGAGCGGTGCTTTAAATAAAAGCTAGGAGCCGCTAAGCTGGAGCAGCCTTGGCGAAGGTAGCACCATCTACCTACTTTCATAAATTTGTTCTTGACTTGAATATGGAAATATGTACGTTGGGGGCACGATGTAGAACACAGCTGGCTCCCTAAAGaacaattattttgttatttccTCCTTGGGGTTTCAAAGGAACACAACAATGTTGGCGTTTCTATACCCGTTACACAGAGTATAACGGTTTATTTTCGTTTACAGGTGAAACATTACTGTTTTGAGCGCATACGCTTCGCTATAATCTGAAGCTCTTACAATTCCAATAAATATGTCAATAAGAAATTTTCAAGAATCTATAGTGTaagaaaacaagagagaatgctatagtcgagttccccgactatcagatacccgttactcagttCGAAGTGTGAACGagaaatttcaatattttttgcaATATATGGGGTAGTTTTGGGCGGTTGATGGCAAATCGATGGAAGTGCACAATactaatacaaaaataaaaaaatttcaaaacatttttgaagagTGGGCtcggcagttttgggcggtttgcgATGCGTTTATGTAAGATCTAGGATCTACAtatatgcttaatctcaatcTTCTGGCTTATATAGTTCCTGGGATCTCGACGTACATACGGACGGACGGGGCCAGGCCGACTCGGCCATTgattctgatcaagaatatatatactttatatagccGGAAACTCTTTCTTTTGCCTGTTACTtatttttcaacgaatctagtatacccttttactctacgagtaactaCATCCAACAATGTTGGAATCCTCGCATTCCTTTGGAACGCTTGGATGGATACTCGATCGTGTTCATATGCTCGAGAATTGTGCCTGTGAAGACTTACCCTGAAAAGAGAACCACAAATTGACGAGAAACGGGTGCTCCAACGACGATAGCAGTTCCACCTCCTTGATGACGCCACCAAGAGCTCCGCGCATTTCGCAGGCGGACCGACTTACATATTTCATCGCGTACAGGATGCCGGTATCCCGCTTTTGGACAATGCACACCTGCAAAAATATCTTGTGAAGGCGAggttttttctttaaaattacCAAAAACTGCTCCTACCTTTCCGAAACTGCCCTTGCCTATGGCGCGGAGTATTTGGAAATGGTCAAAATTGACTGGAACGTAAGATAGGGAAAGTGTATATGAGTATTAAGGCAATAGTGTGTGTTGCCTATTCGTCCACAGTGCATAAATATTCgtaacaaatatatatatgaactTTTATTTGCACACACCCGATGGCTTCTAACTCGGAATTAGGCTTTGGCATTTTACGCACAGCATGTGGCCCATTGCGAGCGAGTGGTCCTCGGGATGGAATTTCGGGATAATCTGAATCAACTGAAGTCTTTGCCGTGGGCACAGGAAAAACGGGGGTAGAACATCGACTTGCAAAAGCCACAAATTGGGAAAACAATGCATGATGAGCGCCTGGAAGTGCTCCCTGCCTAAGAAGCTGATCCTCAGCTCATGCAGCTGCTGGCAGGCGCTAGCCAAGAGGAACCTGAAGTCATCGCCGAGAAGGGGTATCTCGAGCAGGTTTAGAGAGATCCTGGTCAGTCGGTGACGCCATATACTTCCCAGCAGAGGACGACAGCGCTCGTAGCTCTGCATCATAGCAATCTGATCGGGCAGTTCCAGGAGTCCTAATATCCTCGCCAGGCACAGATCGTCTACAAACTCCATTGCCTCCGGTTCGCCCCGGGTGTATGTGCTCCCCAAACTTAGCGTTAGATGTTTAAGCCCTAAGCCCACTGCGTTTTTCGATCCCATTGTGAAAAACTATTGGACGATTTTAGCGCACATTCTCAGAAAATTTACTTAATTTGTGGGCAATTTTATTTTGACAGCACTTGTTTAAACTATTCAgtttgaataaaaataaataaaaaataaaagttatgTTGCTCGGCGCGTAGTAGGCattgtaaaaaatattatatttattgtcAAGGGTCAATAGACCTCCTTTCTGTACTTACCATCGTCATCGGCGAGCAGACTCGCGTCGGATCTGCTCGATGTATTGGCGCCCATGGTGCTACATTAATGTATTCAATTGAAGTCGATTATGGGTTCCAGCCAGCCTCCCTAAGCTCGCTCTTGCTTAAATGGGATCAAGTGGGTTTCTGATGTTGTTGCCGTGTAGGTCCTCCAGTTATTTACTTTGGAGTCGGATTCGAAGACTAGATGAGAGGAAGGAAGGTTAGAAAACACTTGATACTAAATTCAATATCTATGTTTAGATTTCATTGGTAATCAGATtcaaagcaataaaaaaacgAAGGATGTAATGTGTAATAAGGTGTAAGAGCGAAAGAAGTAGGCTACATGCCTCAGTTGTCTAGCTCTCATCGTTTCCAAGATCTCTGCGCTCATGCGGACAGATAGACGAACGGACAGATCGGCAGCTAGTGAAGATTTAGTGTGCAACATATCACAAATCTAATATATGCTTAGTGACacaaaattactttttaaataCACTCCATCACTCGCATGCAGACCAAACCGGTCACGCTATCacttttaagaaatattttaatatttatatagtttGGCTATTAACCATtgccaaaaacattttagaCACGCCCACCTACCATATTTCAAGAAAAGACATACGGACATGGTCACATCATCTTAGAGTGCCGTCCACTGATCAACTTTTTGTATTCAAAAGCGAATGTGACATTTCACACagaatatattaaattctgaCTAGCTGTCGACGTATACAAATACTCCCGGTGCGAatgtcatttttattttatacaagtCTTACTGTAGAAAACACTCTTGGCTCTGGAGCTATTTACATATCGCCCACAGCGCTAAAGGATGAGCACCAAAGAGTCCATAGACATCTGCGCGAAGGGTAGCGGTCGCGTTGAAACCGTCACCCTGCGCCAGAACGAACTGATCCGGAATCTGCGCGTCCTGGTGGCAGTGCGCTTTGAGCAGGCTATTTCTCGGATCATCCTGGTCTTCGCGGGCCAGGTGCTGAGTGACGAGGGGACCATCGACAGTAGGGGAATCGTCTCCGGCGTCACTGTGCACGTGGTTTGCCGGGCGGAAGCAGCAAACTCTCCATCGCCGACGCCGATCGCGGCTACAAAGCGTTCCAAGCCGAGCGAGCGCCTCATGAGATCGTGGCAGTCGGCCCACATAGCCTTTCTGCAACAAGAGCCCGATGTGCTGAGAAGCCTTCTACAGGCCGATCCGCGAATCCGGAGTCTGCTCGATGAGAATGCGGCCATGCGCCACTACTTGAACAGCGACCAAAACCTACGGGAGATGCTTTCGTTGGCTTTCAGCCCGGCTAAGCAAGAGCTGGGACGCCGCCGCGACCTCCACATATCACGCATGGAGTTTGTGCCTGGCGGGTACAAGGTCTTGAGCCGACTGAACTACTGCATGCTACAGGCCTACGAAGACAACGTGGCCATGGCCTTTCAGCAGGCGTCACAAGGCGCTAAAACGTCCTCGAACCCCCAGCGCGGTCTCGAGGTGAAGGACCCGCTCCCAAACCCATGGCTTCGCATGCCGCGCATCCGAAATCCGAGGACATGCGCTCTGCCAAGACGTGTAAATAAAGGACGATCTTCTGTTAAGCAGAGCGACCCTAATGCCGATTGCAGGCAGAAAAGCTCATCGAAGGTGATGACTTCTACTGCAACACAGACCAAGTGCAAGGACCGTCGATCCGGTGGTGACGGACACTGCCAGCACTGTTACCAGAGCCAGGTGGAGCAGTTGACTCAGATGGGCTACAGCAACCGCAGTCGCAACAAACGCGCTCTGCTCATATCTCTGGGCAATGTTGATTGCGCTGTAAGACTACTGGACCACTGGAATCGGTTTTTGGAGGACTGAACTCCATTTGTACTGCTTTtgatttgtttcgtttttggtCGAGGTTATCTGACGCCTATTGATATGcacaataaatatgaaaaaaaatgaTGTAAACTTTTTCATATCCGTTATTCGAGTAGCTGAAGGATACACTGGATTCGACCTGCTCACGTCTGTCCGTATGCAcgggaactataaaagctagaatgttgagattaagcaCGCAGCTTCTAAAAACGTAATGTTGCCACAAGACACCCAAAACAGATATTTCGAAAATATGACAATTTCGAAAAAATGGTTTGATGTCTTTTCCCACAcgattaaaaaatattctgaTCTTTTACTTAtgtttattagtcttgtaaatttctatcgatttgatGAAATAACTTTTAGATATGCcagaaaaaatatgaaattccCGTTGGCGTTTGCACTAGCTGAGAAACAAcgagtatctgatagtcggggaactcgacttaagcattctctcttgttaaTATGCAAGTTAAATAAGtttaataaagtaaatattattaaaataagttaCCATAAGGTATTTATTATTAGGGTTAGTTCGGGAACTTAAAcaattaatgcaaattttgTGGCACAAGAAGGAACACGACTATTAGCCGTCCATTACagattaatatttattgataacTAGCGCTTTGAAGAAAGTTAAGCTTATTTGAgtttaaaaagtttatttacGATGCGGATTTCCCCTGGATACGTTGGTACTAACATTTTTTAGCAATTCCTGTTCACGGCATTGAAGTGGTAAAtatgcgtgtgcgtgtgcgatTTTTAAAAAGCACGCTGCGTCAATAATGAATTccttttacaaaaaaaaacgtttttaTCAACATCAATCAAAGAAATCGAACAAAATCAAACCATGCGGAAcatgaaaataatttcagttttattattgGACTATATCCTAGCAAATAGCAGCGCTCCTTTTGATTACATTTTAGAAAGAAACATCCTCCTACCGTTACAGGTTTATGTCATGCATTGCAGACATGAGATTGCAAGCTCCttgttttcaacattttcccGTTTCTCCGCCCAATCagtttctaaaaaaaaacggaTGACATCATATTACGCCCTGACGTGGAGAAAAAATCTATAAGTTGAAGCGACTTGATGGAGCCGCGATTCATATTGCCATGGTGTGTGCGGAACCATCGAATTTGTGTATATCCAGAGATTGTAAGTAAAGGCCGGGTGACGTCTTAATATGCCCAACTGCTTTGCATATTCCAAATCGAAATGTCAGTTGGTGTCGCATTAGCATAGATAACTCATTGTTGAAGTAGCTAGTAGCTTGTAACCGCAAACAGGACGGCAGAAGACACCGCAAAACCCTTGGAAATCAAATTGACGGCCAATCCAATGCGACAAGAATGAAATGGGCATCTAGGGTTCATTGACATTCCCAGTCCGTTCTTTCACTCCAGCTGCTCGATGGGGCAGCAAAATAATAGTGaacagaaatatatatatctacataCAAATGCATGTACATACCTACACACCACGACAGAGTAGCCCCGAAATACCTGCTTCTCTGTTGGGAGAACCCTCGCAACGCTTATCTGGAGGACACCAGAGGTTACCACTTCGCTTCCTTTGAATTTATCGATTGGCTTGGCTCGCAGTCGAGATGTTGGTTTTGCTCATACCTGCATGCACGGCTCATTTGAATTGGACTCGCTTTCAGTGGTCCAAAGTGCTGGCACAAACATGCCCCACTCGCCCCACCAAGGCGAAGGCGACTTACTCCGCACAGGTATGTGTGCCTGTTATGAGCCTGTGTTGGT harbors:
- the CG32944 gene encoding uncharacterized protein, isoform F, yielding MEFVDDLCLARILGLLELPDQIAMMQSYERCRPLLGSIWRHRLTRISLNLLEIPLLGDDFRFLLASACQQLHELRISFLGREHFQALIMHCFPNLWLLQVDVLPPFFLCPRQRLQLIQIIPKFHPEDHSLAMGHMLCVKCQSLIPINFDHFQILRAIGKGSFGKVCIVQKRDTGILYAMKYVSRSACEMRGALGGVIKEVELLSSLEHPFLVNLWFSFQDEEDLFMVCDLLTGGDLRYHLQNRVEFSEQSVALLVCELGSALEYLQANRVVHRDIKPDNILLDDAGHAHLTDFNIATRLQKNALACSMSGTKPYMAPEVFLCALDEVAGYSYPVDWWSLGVVAYEMRGNIRPFVVHSNTPLAEIKNILNTPVHYPRYWSSNFVDLLQRLLSTYPGARISTRQELHQTPMLRNIDFQRVLEKKIKPIYKPPEDHLNCDPCLELEEMIVESRPLHKKKKRLAKQRSAQRDSDPETALVKEFIVYNRYKELKRKAMEQKENDWQRELELAMANSIVNSLAPIQEKPAACVVHDGDCATASSAVAQLKGESIEFIDRTPSPQIKESAGSRLDMPQSPFQK
- the CG31528 gene encoding uncharacterized protein — encoded protein: MSTKESIDICAKGSGRVETVTLRQNELIRNLRVLVAVRFEQAISRIILVFAGQVLSDEGTIDSRGIVSGVTVHVVCRAEAANSPSPTPIAATKRSKPSERLMRSWQSAHIAFLQQEPDVLRSLLQADPRIRSLLDENAAMRHYLNSDQNLREMLSLAFSPAKQELGRRRDLHISRMEFVPGGYKVLSRLNYCMLQAYEDNVAMAFQQASQGAKTSSNPQRGLEVKDPLPNPWLRMPRIRNPRTCALPRRVNKGRSSVKQSDPNADCRQKSSSKVMTSTATQTKCKDRRSGGDGHCQHCYQSQVEQLTQMGYSNRSRNKRALLISLGNVDCAVRLLDHWNRFLED